One Aquarana catesbeiana isolate 2022-GZ linkage group LG06, ASM4218655v1, whole genome shotgun sequence genomic region harbors:
- the LOC141147596 gene encoding zymogen granule membrane protein 16-like: protein MLTILCVCFSLGSTAASKIQSRLSSYTGEFGAGGGTIFSYSSDQLNGQITGIRVRENPSHVLGIQLQYGGIWAPYYGSSSGTLFEVLLYRGENITQVSGKVASYVKELVFVTSRGRIFKFGQPSGTSFNDFPLFEGTVLRYISGRYTTSVLTSIGFHWGSQPGCYYCKDGSK from the exons ATGCTGACCATCCTGTGTGTGTGCTTCTCGCTGGGCTCCACAGCAGCATCAAAAA TTCAGTCGCGGCTCTCTTCCTACACTGGGGAGTTTGGAGCTGGTGGAGGTACTATCTTCTCCTACTCTTCGGATCAACTGAACGGGCAAATAACAGGCATTCGCGTCAGGGAGAACCCCAGCCATGTACTTGG gatccagctccAATATGGTGGCATCTGGGCACCTTATTATGGAAGCTCCTCCGGTACTCTTTTTGAGGTCCTGCTGTACCGTGGTGAAAACATCACTCAGGTATCAGGGAAAGTTGCATCCTATGTAAAAGAGCTGGTCTTCGTGACAAGCCGTGGAAGAATATTTAAATTTGGGCAACCATCAGGCACAAGCTTCAACGATTTTCCACTGTTCGAGGGGACTGTACTACGCTACATTAGCGGGCGATATACCACCTCAGTCCTGACCAGCATCGGCTTCCACTGGGGCAGCCAACCCGGCTGCTACTACTGTAAAGATGGCTCCAAGTGA